The DNA window CCTCTGGCCGGCGGTCTGGGGCCGGGCGTTCGCCGAGGACGACCCGCTGAACCACGCCACCGCCAAGGCATATGGCGTTGTCATGGGCACCTCCCACGAGGCCCCGATGATGCGCGGCATCGAGGAGTGGAACCGGCACGCCGTCGCCGCCGTCCGGGACAGCAGCGGCGCCATCACCACCCCCGGCCACGACCCCTACGGCGGCACCGGCGAGTGGTCCTTCCGCCGCAACTCCGAAGCGCTCAAGGCGTACTGGGCCGACGGCATCCGCCGCATGGTCGACCAGGGCTTCGAGGGCGTCGTCACCCTGGGCATGCGCGGCAACGGCGACACCAGCCTGCCGGACGGCGACGGCATCGAGCTGATGAGCGAGATCATCGCCACCCAGCGCACCATCCTGACCGAGGTCACCGGCAAGGACGCCGCCTCCATCCCCCAGGTGTGGACCCTCTACAAGGAGGTGCAGCGCTACTGGGACCGGGGTCTGCGGGTCCCCGACGACGTCACCGTGGTGCTCACCGACGACAACTGGGCCAACGTCCGCAAGGTGCCCGACCTCAAGAAGGACGCCCGCAGCGGCGGCTACGGCCTCTACTACCACTTCGACTACGTCGGGGCCGGCCGCAACTACAAGTGGGTGGACACCACTTCGCTCCCCAATATGTGGGACCAGCTCAACCAGTCCTTCACCTACGGCAACCACGGCCTCTGGGTCACCAACGTCGGTGACCTCAAGGGCAATGAGCTGCCCACCCAGTTCTTCCTGGAGTACGCCTGGGACCCGCACCGCTGGCCCCTGGACCAGCTCCCGGCGTGGGAGCAGCAGTACGCGCGGCAGAACTTCGGCGAGCAGCAGGCGGCGGCCGTCGCCGGGGTACTGAGCACCTACGCCCAGCTCCAGTCCCGCCGCAAGCCCGAGCTGCTCAACCGGAAGATCACCCTCGACCCGGCCAAGGACCCGGCCAAGGACTCCTCCGCGATCGTCTACGACGACCAGGCCACGCCCTTCAGCCTCACCGACTACCGGGAGCTGGAGCGGGTCACCGAGGACTGGCAGCGGCTGGCGGCCGAGGCCGGCCGGATCGGCCGCAAGCTGCCCAAGGCCGACCAGGACGCCTGGTACGAGCTGGTCGGCTATGAGGTGGAGGCCACCGCCAACCTGTATGCGCTGCGGGAGGCGGAGTTCACCAACCTCCACTACGCGGCCCAGGGCCGCGCGGCCACCAATGACCTGGCCGCCGCCGCAGAGGCGGGGCTCGCGCAGGACCAGGCGCTGGCCGCCCGGTTCAACACCAAGGTGGCGGGCGGCAAGTGGAAGGGGTTCCAGACCCAGCCGCACATCGACTACGGCGACATCGACCGGTACGGGCCCAACGCCCCCTGGCAGCAGCCCGAGATCGACAACGTCGCCATCCCTGATGTGCTCTTCCCGGCCGTCAAGCGGATCTCCCTGCCCGCCACCGCCGAGATGGGCGTCGCCATCGACGGCTCCGACCGGTGGTGGCCCGAGGAGCGGGGCGAGGCGGTGCTGCCGGTCTTCAGCCCGTACCAGAGCCAGCCCGCGCAGTACATCGAGGTGTTCAACCGGGGTCGACGCTCCTTCGACTACCGCGTCCAGCCGTCCGTCTCCTGGCTGACCGCCGACCGCCCCCGGGGCAGCGTCGACCAGCAGGTGCGGGTCACCCTGCGGGTCGACTGGGCGCGGGCGCCCAAGGGCACCAGCCGGGTCCCGGTCACCGTCACCGGACCGGGCGGCCGGACCGTGGTGGTGCACGCCGTGGTCGACAACCCGAAGACGCCCCGGGCGCAGCTCTCGGGCTTTGTCGAGGCCAACGGCTATGTCTCCATCGAGGCCGCGCACTACTCCCGGGCCGTCGGGGACGGCGGGATCGGCTGGCAGCGCATCCCCGGCATCGGCCGGACCGGCGACGGCATGGAGCCCTTCCCGGTCACCGCCGCCCGGCAGACCCCGGGTGGCCGCAGCCCCCGGCTGGAGTACGAGGTCAGCCTGTTCACCACCGGGCCGGTCACGGTCTGGGCCTATCTGTCGCCGCGCAACAACGCGCTGGCGACGGACGGGCTGACGTACGCCGTCTCCTTTGACGACGACCAGCCGCAGCGGGTGAATGTCACCGCCGTCACCGGCGCCGACGACGGCACCATGAACCCGCAGTGGGCACGGAACACCTCCGACAACGTCAACCTCACCAGCACCGGGCACCGCATCGGCCGCGCGGGCGTGCATGTGCTCAAGTTCTGGATGGTGGACCCGACGGTGGTGCTCCAGAAGCTGGTGGTGGACACCGGCGGCCTCAAGCCCAGCTACCTGGGCCCGCCGGAGAGCCTTCGGCTGCGCTGAGTACGGCAGGGGGCGTCCGTGGACACGCGGGCGCCCCCGTCGTCGTACCTGGGCGGGGTGCGGCCGGGCCGGGGCGGACCTGGTTAGACCGCCATGGCGAGCATCACCGGGGCAGCGCGGGTGGCGAGCAGTTCGGCGGCGGCGCGCAGCCGGTGGGCCAGGTGCACGGGCAGCGACACGGCGAGGCAGCCGGCGGTGCCGCCCGCGGTGAGCGGGACGGCGGCGCAGACGGTGCCCACCGCGTACTCCTGGAGGGCGAGCACCGGCATGGTGGCGGGCTGCCGGTCGAGCCGGTGCAGCAGCTGCTCGGGGTCGGTGACGGTGCGTGAGGTGAGCCGGACGGCGGGGTGCCGGGAGAGGTGGTCGCGGCG is part of the Peterkaempfera bronchialis genome and encodes:
- a CDS encoding glycosyl hydrolase 115 family protein, with protein sequence MNRHLPQQVSRRSALGLGLGLTALATPLGSALGLSGEAWAAPSGVGQSRATDSGSYISFTPRSGSFPLVRAGRAVPLVVSSGDHQGVIRVVGDLQADIERVTGIRPAVSRDALPRQREIAIVGTLGRSPLIDRLVAERKLDVSGIAGKWETSLQTVVEKPLPGVDRALVIAGSDQRGTIFGAYDVSRGIGVSPWYWWDDVRPRHRDELYVLAGRHTQGTPAVKYRGFFINDENPALGTWAPEYFGPGKAPGFEGGFNSAFYAKIFEVMLRLKANYLWPAVWGRAFAEDDPLNHATAKAYGVVMGTSHEAPMMRGIEEWNRHAVAAVRDSSGAITTPGHDPYGGTGEWSFRRNSEALKAYWADGIRRMVDQGFEGVVTLGMRGNGDTSLPDGDGIELMSEIIATQRTILTEVTGKDAASIPQVWTLYKEVQRYWDRGLRVPDDVTVVLTDDNWANVRKVPDLKKDARSGGYGLYYHFDYVGAGRNYKWVDTTSLPNMWDQLNQSFTYGNHGLWVTNVGDLKGNELPTQFFLEYAWDPHRWPLDQLPAWEQQYARQNFGEQQAAAVAGVLSTYAQLQSRRKPELLNRKITLDPAKDPAKDSSAIVYDDQATPFSLTDYRELERVTEDWQRLAAEAGRIGRKLPKADQDAWYELVGYEVEATANLYALREAEFTNLHYAAQGRAATNDLAAAAEAGLAQDQALAARFNTKVAGGKWKGFQTQPHIDYGDIDRYGPNAPWQQPEIDNVAIPDVLFPAVKRISLPATAEMGVAIDGSDRWWPEERGEAVLPVFSPYQSQPAQYIEVFNRGRRSFDYRVQPSVSWLTADRPRGSVDQQVRVTLRVDWARAPKGTSRVPVTVTGPGGRTVVVHAVVDNPKTPRAQLSGFVEANGYVSIEAAHYSRAVGDGGIGWQRIPGIGRTGDGMEPFPVTAARQTPGGRSPRLEYEVSLFTTGPVTVWAYLSPRNNALATDGLTYAVSFDDDQPQRVNVTAVTGADDGTMNPQWARNTSDNVNLTSTGHRIGRAGVHVLKFWMVDPTVVLQKLVVDTGGLKPSYLGPPESLRLR